The DNA segment TGGAGGCGCGGCTCGCGCAGCGGGTGGTCGGTCAGGACGAGGCGGTGCGCGCGATCGCGAAGGCGGTGCGCCGCGGGCGCGTCGGCCTGCGCGATCCGGGGAAGCCGATCGGCTCGTTCCTGTTCCTCGGGCCGAGCGGCGTCGGCAAGACGGAGCTCGCGAAGGCGCTCGCCGAGTTCCTGTTCGACGACGAGCAGGCGCTGACGCGCATGGACATGAGCGAGTTCATGGAGCGCCACATGGCGCAGCGCCTGATCGGCGCGCCCCCGGGCTACGCGGACAGCGAGCAGGGCGGCTTCCTCACCGAGGCCGCCCGGCGCCGGCCGTACAGCGTGCTCCTGTTCGACGAGGTCGAGAAGGCCCACGCGGACGTGTTCAACCTGCTGCTCCAGATCCTCGACGACGGCCGGCTCACCGACGGCCGCGGGCGGCTCGCCGACTTCTCGAACACGGTCGTCATCATGACCTCGAACATCGGGTCGAAGCGCGTGCTCGAGACCGACGCCAAGCTCTGGACCACGGAGGACGGGCGCGAGGCGATCCGCGACGTCCTGCTCGAGGAGCTGCGCGGGTTCTTCCGCCCCGAGTTCCTGAACCGGGTCGACGACATCATCGTCTTCAAGGCGCTCAGCAAGGAGGACCTCCGGGGCATCGTCGACATCCAGCTCCGTCGGCTGGAGCAGCTGCTCACGGACAAGGACATCCGCCTGGCCCTCACGGACGCCGCGAAGGCACGGCTCGTCGAGCTCGGTTACGAGCCGAGCCTCGGCGCTCGCCCGCTGAAGCGGGCGATCCTGCGCGAGCTCCAGAACCCGCTCGCCGAGACCATTCTGGCCGGCGGGTACCAGCCCGGCCAGACGATGCAGGTCGACGTGGTCGACGAGAAGTTCGTCTTCACCAAGGCGTGAGGGCGAAAAGGCGGTGGGCGAGCGGCGAGCGGCGAGCGGCGAGCGCGACCCGCGCCGCGACCGGGCGCGCGGCCCGGGCTGCGCTCTGCCCGGAGCTTTCCAGGGCCCTGCCCACGCCCGGAGGCCGGGGACGTCGCTCCAGGCGAAGAACCAGGGCGACGCCGCTGCGAACCACTTGCCAAGCCGGAGAAGGTCCGTATACTGCCGCTCCCTCGCCCACCGGGCCCTCCGATCGAGGGCTATCTGCGTGGCGTATGGCGAGGGATCGCGGTCCCCAGGTTGAGGAAGACGCACCATGTACGCGGTCATCAAGACGGGCGGCAAGCAGTATCGGGTCGCCGAAGGTCAGAAGCTCCGGGTTGAGAAGCTTGTCGGCAATGCGGGTGACAAGGTCACCTTCAGCGAGGTGCTCCTCGTCGGCGGTGACTCTCCCAAGATTGGCAAGCCCCTCGTGAGCGGCGCCTCTGTCGCTGCCGAGATCACCGGGCAGGACCGCGGCAAGAAGATCGTGGTCTTCAAGTTCAGGCG comes from the Sorangium aterium genome and includes:
- the rplU gene encoding 50S ribosomal protein L21, producing MYAVIKTGGKQYRVAEGQKLRVEKLVGNAGDKVTFSEVLLVGGDSPKIGKPLVSGASVAAEITGQDRGKKIVVFKFRRRKNYRRKNGHRQPYTELKITGITA